A single Brassica rapa cultivar Chiifu-401-42 chromosome A04, CAAS_Brap_v3.01, whole genome shotgun sequence DNA region contains:
- the LOC103864894 gene encoding probable LRR receptor-like serine/threonine-protein kinase At3g47570, with protein MILFLLYSLSAIMSFEAYGFTDETDRRALLDFKSQVPKDKQVLFSSWNSSFPLCNWKGVTCGLKHERVTRLDLAGLQLGGMIPPSIGNLSFLISLDLSNNSFGGTIPHEVGNLFRLHLLVMSFNDLGGMIPISIFNCSRLLGLYLNSNHLRGGVLSELGSLKKLVSLNLGVNNLKGKLPESLGNLTSLKRVRFSQNSMEGEIPGDIARLNQMVVLSLEKNKFSGGFPHGIYNFSSLKYFFIQNNHFSGSLRTDFGKLLPNLVEFNMGYNYFKGDIPATLANMSTLQHFLINDNSMTGSIRSSIGKLRHLQYVFLSNNFWVGDLQFLDALTNCTQLVALSASGSRLGGQLPSSLANLSTNLRFLDLANNLISGSIPHQIGNLVSLQEITLGGNLLTGLLTASIGKLLRLQVLNLSSNSISGEIPSSIGNLTRLERLYLANNRFEGTITPSLSNCTSLLHLLIGSNKLSGTIPQDIMQIQSLVKLDVSGNSLTGSLPEDLGQLENLVDLSAAHNKLSGQLPHTLGNCLSLETLLLEGNHFDGAFPDIQRLKGLKIIDFSNNSLFGSIPAYLANFSALEYLNLSFNNFEGSVPTEGKFQNASIVSIFGNKNLCGGIKELKLKPCSRGSKHSSRSKHVKIGVSIGISFLLLLLFVASVYQCLFRKRKKNQQTNNPATSTLEVFHERMSYGEIRNATDGFSSGNMIGSGSFGTVFKASFPAENKVVAVKVVNMQRRGAMRSFIAECESLKGIRHRNLVKLLTACSSIDFQGNEFKALIYEFMPNGSLDMWLHPEEVEETHRPSRALTLLERLNIAIDVASVLEYLHVHCFEAIAHCDIKPSNVLLDDDMTAHVSDFGLARLLSFDQESFFNQLSSAGVRGTIGYAAPEYGVGGQPSIHGDVYSFGILLLELITRKRPTSDFLEGNFSLHSYIKSALPEGVLDITDESILHNGLRVGFPIAECLTLVLDVGLRCSEESPTNRLTVSEARKELISMRERFFKTRRTARR; from the exons atGATATTGTTTCTTTTGTATTCTTTGAGTGCTATCATGTCATTTGAAGCATATGGTTTTACTGATGAAACTGATAGGAGAGCATTGCTGGACTTCAAATCTCAAGTTCCAAAAGACAAACAAGTTCTCTTTTCATCATGGAACAGCTCATTCCCTCTCTGTAACTGGAAAGGAGTTACATGCGGCCTCAAACACGAGAGGGTTACTCGTTTGGACCTCGCAGGGTTGCAATTGGGAGGGATGATACCACCATCTATTGGTAATCTTTCGTTTCTCATATCATTGGATCTCTCTAATAACTCTTTTGGTGGAACCATCCCTCACGAGGTGGGAAATTTGTTTAGACTTCATCTCTTGGTTATGAGCTTTAATGATCTGGGAGGAATGATTCCAATCAGCATATTTAACTGCTCTAGATTGTTGGGACtttatttaaattcaaatcatcTTCGAGGAGGTGTTCTTTCAGAGCTAGGGTCATTGAAGAAGCTTGTCAGCTTGAATCTTGGTGTAAACAACTTGAAAGGAAAGCTCCCTGAATCTCTTGGAAACTTGACATCACTCAAAAGAGTTAGGTTTAGTCAAAACAGTATGGAAGGAGAAATTCCGGGTGATATAGCTAGGTTGAATCAAATGGTTGTTCTTAGTTTAGAAAAGAACAAGTTCTCTGGTGGTTTTCCTCACGGAATATACAATTTCTCATCACTGAAGTATTTTTTCATACAAAATAATCATTTCTCGGGTTCCTTGAGAACTGATTTTGGTAAACTGCTACCAAACCTAGTGGAGTTCAATATGGGATATAATTATTTCAAAGGAGACATTCCAGCAACACTTGCCAATATGTCGACTCTTCAACATTTTTTAATCAATGACAACAGCATGACAGGAAGTATTCGTTCCAGCATTGGAAAATTACGGCACTTGCAATATGTGTTTCTTTCTAATAATTTTTGGGTTGGAGATCTTCAGTTTCTTGATGCTTTAACTAACTGCACCCAACTAGTAGCTTTATCGGCTAGTGGAAGTAGGCTTGGCGGTCAGTTGCCCAGCTCCCTTGCAAATCTCTCCACAAACCTCCGGTTTTTAGACCTTGCAAACAATCTCATCTCTGGAAGCATTCCTCACCAAATTGGGAATCTCGTAAGCCTACAAGAGATCACGTTAGGAGGAAATCTGTTAACAGGTTTACTCACGGCCTCTATTGGTAAACTCTTGCGATTACAGGTATTGAATCTCAGTTCAAATAGTATATCTGGAGAGATACCATCTTCTATAGGAAACCTCACTCGATTAGAGAGACTATATTTGGCCAACAATAGATTTGAAGGAACCATTACTCCAAGTCTCAGTAACTGTACTTCACTACTACACTTATTGATTGGGTCTAATAAGTTGTCTGGGACTATACCTCAGGATATTATGCAAATTCAGTCCCTCGTTAAACTAGATGTGTCAGGTAATTCTTTGACCGGCTCTCTACCAGAAGATCTTGGACAACTTGAAAATCTTGTTGATCTATCAGCTGCACATAATAAATTATCCGGACAACTTCCACACACTTTGGGAAACTGTCTCTCCTTGGAAACCCTTTTGCTGGAAGGAAATCATTTTGATGGAGCCTTTCCGGATATTCAAAGGTTAAAGGGtcttaaaataattgatttctCCAATAATAGTCTCTTTGGAAGTATACCTGCATATCTTGCAAACTTTTCTGCTTTGGAATATCTCAATCTATCTTTTAACAATTTCGAGGGGAGCGTTCCAACGGAAGGAAAATTTCAGAATGCTTCTATAGTTTCTATCTTTGGAAACAAAAATCTCTGTGGAGGCATCAAGGAGTTGAAACTCAAGCCATGCTCAAGGGGATCAAAGCATTCCTCTCGTTCAAAACATGTAAAGATTGGAGTAAGCATTGGCATATCGTTTCTCTTGCTGCTGTTGTTCGTAGCTTCGGTTTATCAATGTTtgttcagaaaaagaaagaagaaccaGCAGACCAATAACCCAGCTACTTCCACGTTGGAGGTCTTCCATGAGAGGATGAGTTATGGAGAGATCCGAAATGCGACTGATGGCTTCTCTTCAGGCAATATGATTGGGTCAGGAAGTTTTGGTACCGTGTTTAAAGCCTCCTTCCCTGCAGAGAACAAGGTTGTTGCTGTGAAAGTTGTAAACATGCAGAGACGTGGAGCAATGAGGAGCTTTATTGCAGAATGTGAATCCCTCAAAGGCATAAGGCATCGTAACCTTGTGAAACTACTGACGGCTTGTTCGAGTATTGATTTTCAAGGAAACGAATTCAAAGCACTCATCTACGAGTTCATGCCTAATGGAAGCCTTGATATGTGGCTGCACCCAGAGGAAGTGGAAGAGACTCATAGGCCCTCAAGAGCCTTGACACTTCTTGAGAGGCTCAACATTGCCATAGATGTGGCTTCTGTTTTGGAGTATCTTCATGTTCATTGTTTTGAAGCTATCGCTCATTGCGATATTAAGCCAAGCAACGTCCTCCTGGACGATGATATGACTGCACATGTTAGCGACTTCGGTCTCGCTCGTCTTCTCAGCTTTGATCAGGAGTCTTTCTTCAACCAACTAAGTTCCGCTGGTGTTAGAGGAACAATCGGCTATGCCGCACCAG AGTATGGAGTGGGAGGACAGCCATCAATACATGGTGATGTATATAGCTTTGGGATTCTGCTTTTGGAATTGATCACCAGGAAAAGACCAACCAGTGATTTTTTGGAGGGAAACTTTAGCCTACACAGCTACATCAAATCTGCGTTGCCAGAAGGAGTATTGGATATTACAGACGAATCCATTCTTCATAATGGTCTCCGAGTTGGCTTCCCTATTGCTGAGTGTTTGACGCTTGTTCTGGACGTGGGACTTCGGTGTTCTGAAGAATCTCCTACGAACAGATTGACAGTGAGTGAAGCTAGAAAGGAGTTAATCTCAATGAGAGAGCGGTTTTTTAAAACCAGAAGAACAGCCAGACGTTGA
- the LOC103864947 gene encoding uncharacterized protein LOC103864947, with amino-acid sequence MYNRIQWKTPDTKDTGSSVSKSHHVTSSRGSPRRRSLSPVPQILQKVQQGKKECVKLRNKAKWKNLLSKWQEIPSLLTNKGEYPLRKYYRLNSASYSASRTLTTNSLHATVQEGDELHQLSNTERLPATLRLGPVLVPEAVLETANETSERKRKPGRPPGKRKAKETQSSAAVPTVRRRKVSQKPSPVRRKTVSQTATDKARTTIGPSRGRQQTSSTTSSDNRPICNMIPATGLGNPQTVRRLKEMNKSISPDILFLMESKNPDQFVIDKTKALGYEHHHLIPPTGHGAGGLAILWKQEVKLHVLSSNANFIDTCIEFEGKTFFAAFVHGDTDFIKRRLFWNQMVSLMNGRDAPWFITGDFNDILSNDEKDGGPVRVEGSFSDLRSFYSEGDLYDLPHSGDLLSWRGQRGNHLVRCRLDRAAATSSWAELFPSARSQYLAFEASDHRPLVTVLETGIKKRRGMFRYDRRLKDNIEVKELVQTVWTNAGECSIREKISLTRSAIVEWSKQQNRNSRLTIELKKQELEEALSSPVNDLTLIHQINSDLNDAYHAEEEHWRQRSRLLWLRLGDRNTGFFHAVSRNRKRANAFSVIEDVNGNVVYKEDDIARAIVQYYEALFTSVEGNKTETVNAALRRLVSDEDNIELIRRPSGQEIRNAVFSIHADKAPVGPDMIKEVQKFFDSGVFPPRTNETNVRLIPKILNPQVVADYRPIALCNVFYKTVSKLLSRRMQPLLANIISETQSAFVPGRAISDNVLITHEVLHFLKTSRAEKRCSMAVKTDMSKAYDRLEWEFIELVLQRLGFHETWIKMIMQCVSTVTYSFLINGSPRGRVQPSRGIRQGDPLSPYIFILCSEVLSGLCNRASEEGSLKGIRVARACPRVNHLLFADDTMFFIRANKESTQCLSKILKQYEEASGQSINTNKSSISFSRKAPLELRAKIKEELNIQREGGVGKYLGLPEHFGRRKKDLFTSIVDRIIQKGRSWSNRFLSKAGKLTMIKSVLSPIPSHAMTCFKLPLSLCKRIQAAVTRFWWDDKEGTKKMAWVSWDKMTQSKEVGGLGVRDFQAFNDAFLGKLSWRILNNPEILLSRVLLGKYSSTESFLEVTEKSAISHGWRGVLIGRDLLKDNMGWSVGNGISISIWNEPWLSLSQQLSPTGPATEETSNFTVSDLFNEHERTWNVTTIKRVLPQWEQNIINIKPSLSGAPDKRIWLGTNNGIYTTKSGYHIALKRRRELDGIQTRNALFQWSKGVWNLQIAPKVKFFLWKTFQQALPVGEVLRHRHILTDNICKRCGTPESINHLFLHCNFARDVWRAAPFAGAVDVSRLIDLKDVWLNLCEKTCLPPTGLAEGSLAPWILWQIWSARNQLVFNGKNWTAEDSLTKAIAQAREWNQSQVKPPSTAKKAQVAPPPPPDCITVHTDAAWKASSQTAGLGWIISNASSTSSFSKPARHVGSALCAEALAMREALTKCKELGIKRILCKSDSSQLVSSINSGVSNPELYGIISDVMDLSFHFDVISFMWISREKNKAADNVAKLCLVGVEAFMAVPN; translated from the exons ATGTACAATAGAATACAATGGAAAACACCTGACACAAAAGACACGGGTTCCAGTGTCTCCAAATCGCATCATGTTACCTCTTCCCGGGGGTCTCCCCGCAGGAGAAGCCTCTCCCCTGTTCCACAG ATCCTACAGAAAGTGCAGCAAGGAAAGAAAGAGTGCGTCAAGCTGAGGAACAAGGCCAAATGGAAGAATCTGCTCTCCAAATGGCAAGAAATTCCGTCTCTGCTTACAAACAAAGGCGAGTATCCGCTCCGGAAATATTATCGCCTGAAC AGTGCCAGCTACTCTGCGTCTAGGACCCTCACCACCAACTCTCTCCATGCCACAGTGCAAGAGGGAGATGAATTACACCAGCTGAGTAACACTGAAAGACTCCCGGCGACGCTGAGATTGGGACCTGTACTAGTTCCAGAAGCAGTTCTAGAAACAGCAAATGAAACTAGTGAGAGAAAGCGTAAACCAGGTCGGCCCCCTGGAAAACGTAAGGCTAAAGAAACCCAGAGCTCAGCTGCAGTGCCAACTGTTAGAAGAAGAAAGGTCTCTCAAAAGCCTTCTCCTGTTCGTCGCAAAACAGTTTCTCAAACAGCTACTGATAAAGCAAGGACGACTATTGGTCCTTCTCGAGGCAGACAACAAACTTCTTCTACTACAAGCTCTGATAATCGCCCAATCTGCAACATGATCCCTGCTACG GGGTTAGGGAATCCCCAGACAGTTCGTCGTCTAAAGGAGATGAATAAGTCCATATCTCCAGACATTTTATTCCTTATGGAATCCAAAAATCCCGATCAGTTTGTCATTGATAAAACTAAGGCTCTAGGCTATGAGCATCATCATCTCATCCCTCCCACGGGTCACGGCGCAGGAGGTTTAGCTATTCTATGGAAACAAGAGGTCAAGCTTCATGTCCTTAGCTCAAATGCTAATTTCATTGATACTTGTATTGAATTCGAAGGCAAAACTTTCTTCGCTGCCTTTGTTCATGGGGATactgattttataaaaagaagACTATTTTGGAATCAAATGGTTTCTTTAATGAACGGCAGAGACGCACCGTGGTTTATAACTGGTGATTTCAACGACATTCTTAGCAATGATGAAAAAGACGGCGGACCAGTACGGGTTGAAGGGTCTTTCTCTGACCTCCGGTCTTTCTACTCCGAGGGGGATTTATATGACCTGCCTCATTCGGGTGATCTGCTTTCTTGGAGAGGGCAAAGGGGCAATCACCTAGTTCGATGTCGATTAGATAGAGCGGCGGCTACAAGTTCATGGGCAGAACTGTTTCCATCAGCACGAAGTCAATACCTTGCCTTCGAAGCCTCAGATCACAGACCCCTAGTCACAGTACTGGAAACAGGTATAAAGAAGAGGAGAGGAATGTTCCGCTATGATAGGCGACTTAAAGATAATATAGAGGTCAAGGAGCTGGTTCAGACAGTGTGGACAAATGCTGGTGAATGTTCCATCAGAGAAAAAATCTCCCTGACTAGAAGCGCCATAGTGGAATGGAGCAAACAACAAAACCGTAACAGTCGACTGACTATCGAGCTAAAGAAACAGGAACTCGAGGAAGCCCTCTCTAGCCCGGTAAATGATCTGACGCTCATCCATCAAATTAACTCTGATCTCAATGATGCTTACCATGCTGAGGAAGAACATTGGAGACAACGTAGCCGCTTATTATGGTTGAGACTTGGAGACAGGAATACTGGTTTCTTTCATGCTGTATCAAGAAACAGGAAAAGAGCCAATGCTTTCTCGGTCATCGAGGATGTAAATGGGAATGTTGTCTACAAGGAGGATGATATAGCTCGGGCAATAGTTCAGTATTATGAAGCCCTTTTCACTTCTGTGGAAGGAAACAAGACAGAGACAGTCAATGCGGCCTTGCGCAGATTGGTGTCTGATGAGGATAATATTGAGCTGATCAGGCGTCCATCGGGCCAAGAGATTAGAAATGCGGTCTTTTCCATCCACGCCGACAAAGCTCCCG TTGGTCCGGATATGATCAAAGAAGTGCAGAAGTTCTTTGATTCGGGAGTCTTCCCACCTCGGACTAATGAGACAAATGTTCGGCTAATACCAAAGATCCTAAACCCGCAAGTGGTAGCTGACTACAGACCAATCGCCTTGTGCAACGTCTTCTATAAGACAGTATCCAAGCTCCTGTCCCGACGAATGCAGCCGCTGCTAGCTAACATTATATCTGAAACGCAATCTGCGTTTGTACCGGGTCGAGCTATATCGGATAATGTACTCATTACCCACGAAGTCCTCCACTTTCTCAAAACGTCTAGAGCGGAAAAGCGATGCTCCATGGCGGTCAAAACCGACATGAGTAAAGCATATGACAGATTGGAATGGGAGTTTATTGAGCTAGTCTTGCAGCGACTAGGTTTTCATGAGACATGGATTAAAATGATCATGCAATGTGTATCTACTGTTACATATTCCTTCCTCATCAACGGCTCGCCTAGAGGAAGGGTACAACCGAGTAGAGGCATCCGTCAAGGAGACCCTCTTTCACCATACATCTTCATTTTGTGTAGTGAAGTACTTTCGGGTTTATGTAACAGAGCCAGCGAGGAGGGTTCTCTAAAAGGAATACGTGTGGCAAGGGCCTGCCCCCGAGTCAATCACTTACTTTTCGCCGATGATACTATGTTTTTCATTCGAGCCAACAAAGAAAGCACTCAGTGTCTCAGCAAAATACTGAAACAGTATGAAGAAGCCTCGGGTCAGTCGATCAACACCAACAAATCTTCAATCTCTTTCTCTAGGAAAGCGCCTCTAGAACTAAGGGCAAAGATCAAAGAAGAGCTCAACATTCAGAGAGAAGGAGGAGTAGGGAAATACTTGGGGTTACCGGAACATTTTgggagaagaaagaaagatcttTTCACGTCCATAGTTGATAGAATCATCCAAAAGGGGCGTAGCTGGTCTAACAGGTTCTTATCCAAGGCGGGTAAACTGACAATGATTAAGAGTGTCCTCTCCCCTATTCCCTCCCATGCTATGACTTGTTTCAAACTACCCCTATCTCTGTGTAAGAGGATTCAAGCAGCGGTAACGAGATTTTGGTGGGACGATAAAGAAGGTACAAAGAAAATGGCTTGGGTATCTTGGGACAAAATGACTCAGTCTAAAGAAGTGGGGGGACTTGGTGTTAGAGATTTCCAAGCTTTTAATGATGCATTCTTAGGGAAATTGAGCTGGAGGATTCTTAATAATCCAGAGATACTTCTCTCAAGGGTGCTCCTAGGAAAGTACAGCTCTACGGAAAGCTTCCTGGAGGTCACGGAAAAATCAGCTATATCCCATGGCTGGCGTGGAGTTCTCATAGGTCGCGACTTACTCAAAGACAACATGGGATGGAGTGTAGGGAATGGAATCTCCATTAGCATTTGGAATGAACCGTGGCTAAGTCTCTCGCAACAACTTTCACCGACTGGTCCAGCCACGGAGGAAACAAGTAATTTCACTGTCTCTGATCTCTTCAATGAACATGAAAGAACGTGGAATGTGACTACGATCAAACGAGTTCTACCTCAGTGGGAGCAAAACATCATCAATATTAAGCCTAGCCTATCAGGGGCGCCAGATAAGAGAATATGGCTAGGAACTAACAATGGCATCTATACCACAAAGTCTGGCTACCACATAGCGCTCAAGAGGAGAAGGGAATTGGATGGAATACAAACCAGAAACGCTCTGTTTCAATGGTCTAAAGGAGTGTGGAATCTACAAATTGCCCCTaaggttaaattttttttgtggaagACTTTCCAACAAGCGTTACCTGTAGGAGAGGTGCTGAGGCACCGTCACATCTTGACTGACAATATATGTAAAAGATGCGGCACACCAGAATCTATAAATCATCTTTTTCTCCACTGCAACTTCGCTCGTGATGTATGGAGAGCAGCTCCGTTTGCGGGTGCTGTGGATGTAAGCAGATTAATAGATTTAAAGGATGTGTGGCTGAATCTATGCGAAAAGACTTGTCTACCTCCTACAGGATTAGCAGAAGGATCACTAGCACCATGGATACTGTGGCAAATCTGGAGTGCAAGAAACCAGCTAGTTTTCAATGGAAAGAACTGGACAGCTGAAGATTCTTTAACGAAGGCTATTGCTCAAGCTCGGGAATGGAATCAAAGTCAAGTTAAACCACCATCAACGGCAAAGAAAGCTCAGGTcgctccacctcctcctccagaTTGTATCACAGTGCATACTGACGCAGCTTGGAAAGCATCCTCTCAGACGGCGGGTTTAGGATGGATAATTTCTAACGCTTCAAGTACATCTTCTTTCTCGAAACCGGCAAGGCATGTAGGCTCTGCTCTTTGTGCAGAGGCGTTAGCAATGCGAGAAGCTTTAACCAAATGCAAGGAGTTAGGGATAAAGAGGATTCTCTGCAAATCCGACTCATCACAACTCGTATCATCCATCAATTCGGGTGTTTCGAACCCGGAATTATATGGAATCATCTCTGATGTTATGGATTTATCGTTTCATTTTGATGTAATCTCTTTCATGTGGATCTCAAGAGAGAAAAACAAGGCTGCTGATAATGTAGCTAAACTTTGTCTGGTTGGGGTCGAGGCCTTTATGGCTGTACCTAACTAA
- the LOC103864895 gene encoding probable LRR receptor-like serine/threonine-protein kinase At3g47570, with the protein MRSFLLYSLSAFMLLEAYGFSDETDRKALLDFKSQVSEDTQVVLSSWNKSFPLCNWKGVTCGLKHKRVTRLDLPGLQLGGVISPSIGNLSFLIILDLSNNSFGGTIPHEVGNLFRLHLLVMSFNDLGGMIPISIFNCSRLLGLYLNSNHLRGGVLSELGSLKKLVSLNLGVNNLKGKLPESLGNLTSLKRVRFSQNSMEGEIPGDIARLNQMVVLSLEKNKFSGGFPHGIYNFSSLKYFFIQNNHFSGSLRTDFGKLLPNLVEFNMGYNYFKGDIPATLANMSTLQHFLINDNSMTGSIRSSIGKLRHLQYVFLSNNFWVGDLQFLDALTNCTQLVALSASGSRLGGQLPSSLANLSTNLRFLDLANNLISGSIPHQIGNLVSLQEITLGGNLLTGLLTASIGKLLRLQVLNLSSNSISGEIPSSIGNLTRLERLYLANNRFEGTITPSLSNCTSLLHLLIGSNKLSGTIPQDIMQIQSLVKLDVSGNSLTGSLPEDLGQLENLVDLSAAHNKLSGQLPHTLGNCLSLETLLLEGNHFDGAFPDIQRLKGLKIIDFSNNSLFGSIPAYLANFSALEYLNLSFNNFEGSVPTEGKFQNASIVSIFGNKNLCGGIKELKLKPCSRGSKHSSRSKHVKIGVSIGISFLLLLLFVASVYQCLFRKRKKNQQTNNPATSTLEVFHERMSYGEIRNATDGFSSGNMIGSGSFGTVFKASFPAENKVVAVKVVNMQRRGAMRSFIAECESLKGIRHRNLVKLLTACSSIDFQGNEFKALIYEFMPNGSLDMWLHPEEVEETHRPSRALTLLERLNIAIDVASVLEYLHVHCFEAIAHCDIKPSNVLLDDDMTAHVSDFGLARLLNFDQESFFNQLSSAGVRGTIGYAAPEYGVGGQPSIHGDVYSFGILLLELITRKRPTSDFLEGNFSLHSYIKSALPEGVLDITDESILHNGLRVGFPIAECLTLVLDVGLRCSEESPTNRLTVSEARKELISMRERFFKTRRTARR; encoded by the exons atgagaTCGTTTCTTTTATATTCTTTGAGTGCTTTCATGTTACTTGAAGCATATGGTTTTAGTGATGAAACTGATAGGAAAGCGTTGCTGGACTTCAAATCTCAAGTTTCAGAAGACACACAAGTTGTCTTGTCCTCATGGAATAAGTCATTCCCTCTCTGCAACTGGAAAGGAGTTACATGCGGCCTTAAACACAAGAGGGTTACTCGTTTGGACCTCCCAGGGTTGCAATTGGGCGGGGTGATATCGCCATCTATTGGTAATCTTTCGTTTCTCATAATACTCGATCTCTCTAATAACTCTTTTGGTGGAACCATCCCTCACGAGGTGGGAAATTTGTTTAGACTTCATCTCTTGGTTATGAGCTTTAATGATCTGGGAGGAATGATTCCAATCAGCATATTTAACTGCTCTAGATTGTTGGGACtttatttaaattcaaatcatcTTCGAGGAGGTGTTCTTTCAGAGCTAGGGTCATTGAAGAAGCTTGTCAGCTTGAATCTTGGTGTAAACAACTTGAAAGGAAAGCTCCCTGAATCTCTTGGAAACTTGACATCACTCAAAAGAGTTAGGTTTAGTCAAAACAGTATGGAAGGAGAAATTCCGGGTGATATAGCTAGGTTGAATCAAATGGTTGTTCTTAGTTTAGAAAAGAACAAGTTCTCTGGTGGTTTTCCTCACGGAATATACAATTTCTCATCACTGAAGTATTTTTTCATACAAAATAATCATTTCTCGGGTTCCTTGAGAACTGATTTTGGTAAACTGCTACCAAACCTAGTGGAGTTCAATATGGGATATAATTATTTCAAAGGAGACATTCCAGCAACACTTGCCAATATGTCGACTCTTCAACATTTTTTAATCAATGACAACAGCATGACAGGAAGTATTCGTTCCAGCATTGGAAAATTACGGCACTTGCAATATGTGTTTCTTTCTAATAATTTTTGGGTTGGAGATCTTCAGTTTCTTGATGCTTTAACTAACTGCACCCAACTAGTAGCTTTATCGGCTAGTGGAAGTAGGCTTGGCGGTCAGTTGCCCAGCTCCCTTGCAAATCTCTCCACAAACCTCCGGTTTTTAGACCTTGCAAACAATCTCATCTCTGGAAGCATTCCTCACCAAATTGGGAATCTCGTAAGCCTACAAGAGATCACGTTAGGAGGAAATCTGTTAACAGGTTTACTCACGGCCTCTATTGGTAAACTCTTGCGATTACAGGTATTGAATCTCAGTTCAAATAGTATATCTGGAGAGATACCATCTTCTATAGGAAACCTCACTCGATTAGAGAGACTATATTTGGCCAACAATAGATTTGAAGGAACCATTACTCCAAGTCTCAGTAACTGTACTTCACTACTACACTTATTGATTGGGTCTAATAAGTTGTCTGGGACTATACCTCAGGATATTATGCAAATTCAGTCCCTCGTTAAACTAGATGTGTCAGGTAATTCTTTGACCGGCTCTCTACCAGAAGATCTTGGACAACTTGAAAATCTTGTTGATCTATCAGCTGCACATAATAAATTATCCGGACAACTTCCACACACTTTGGGAAACTGTCTCTCCTTGGAAACCCTTTTGCTGGAAGGAAATCATTTTGATGGAGCCTTTCCGGATATTCAAAGGTTAAAGGGtcttaaaataattgatttctCCAATAATAGTCTCTTTGGAAGTATACCTGCATATCTTGCAAACTTTTCTGCTTTGGAATATCTCAATCTATCTTTTAACAATTTCGAGGGGAGCGTTCCAACGGAAGGAAAATTTCAGAATGCTTCTATAGTTTCTATCTTTGGAAACAAAAATCTCTGTGGAGGCATCAAGGAGTTGAAACTCAAGCCATGCTCAAGGGGATCAAAGCATTCCTCTCGTTCAAAACATGTAAAGATTGGAGTAAGCATTGGCATATCGTTTCTCTTGCTGCTGTTGTTCGTAGCTTCGGTTTATCAATGTTtgttcagaaaaagaaagaagaaccaGCAGACCAATAACCCAGCTACTTCCACGTTGGAGGTCTTCCATGAGAGGATGAGTTATGGAGAGATCCGAAATGCGACTGATGGCTTCTCTTCAGGCAATATGATTGGGTCAGGAAGTTTTGGTACCGTGTTTAAAGCCTCCTTCCCTGCAGAGAACAAGGTTGTTGCTGTGAAAGTTGTAAACATGCAGAGACGTGGAGCAATGAGGAGCTTTATTGCAGAATGTGAATCCCTCAAAGGCATAAGGCATCGTAACCTTGTGAAACTACTGACGGCTTGTTCGAGTATTGATTTTCAAGGAAACGAATTCAAAGCACTCATCTACGAGTTCATGCCTAATGGAAGCCTTGATATGTGGCTGCACCCAGAGGAAGTGGAAGAGACTCATAGGCCCTCAAGAGCCTTGACACTTCTTGAGAGGCTCAACATTGCCATAGATGTGGCTTCTGTTTTGGAGTATCTTCATGTTCATTGTTTTGAAGCTATCGCTCATTGCGATATTAAGCCAAGCAACGTCCTCCTAGACGATGATATGACTGCGCATGTTAGCGACTTCGGTCTGGCTCGTCTTCTCAACTTTGATCAGGAGTCATTCTTCAACCAACTAAGTTCCGCTGGGGTTAGAGGAACAATCGGCTATGCCGCACCAG AGTATGGAGTGGGAGGACAGCCATCAATACATGGTGATGTATATAGCTTTGGGATTCTGCTTTTGGAATTGATCACCAGGAAAAGACCAACCAGTGATTTTTTGGAGGGAAACTTTAGCTTACACAGCTACATCAAATCTGCGTTGCCAGAAGGAGTATTGGATATTACAGACGAATCCATTCTTCATAATGGTCTCCGAGTTGGCTTCCCTATTGCTGAGTGTTTGACGCTTGTTCTGGACGTGGGACTTCGGTGTTCTGAAGAATCTCCTACGAACAGATTGACAGTGAGTGAAGCTAGAAAGGAGTTAATCTCAATGAGAGAGCGGTTTTTTAAAACCAGAAGAACAGCCAGACGTTGA